Genomic DNA from Prunus persica cultivar Lovell chromosome G1, Prunus_persica_NCBIv2, whole genome shotgun sequence:
AGGAAGCCCTGTCTGATTACTTATTAGTAGTATTAGTAAGTTGTCGTTGGCTTTGGCGTTGGGTGCACCTTACAAGAAATCATGATCTTATAATTGCCTTCTAAAGCCAGAAACGGGGCCCACCCTAGTTCAACTTTTCTCTACTTTTCatgggagaaaaagaagaagagatatgaaagggaaaagaaaataaaggggAGAAGAAAAGTGGTTGGATAAAGAAACCAAGATAGATATGATTTTCCttgaaaccaaacaaacaagcAAAGCTCGAGGCTTGTaaacaagaaaccaaatcGATGATGCATGgcaatttgatttcttttgcatGAAAAGAGAATCTGATGCCTAACTACACGCCTAATTAGCTACACTTTTTTTCCatctcctttatttttttgttgaaaagatAAACTGAGCCCTTTGGCCAAATCGAAGTCAAATCATCTCCAACTGAACATCAAGGCCAGTTCAGATTATCCTAGACAAATACATGAGTAAATTGAACGGTCCAAATTAAATAATTCACCTTAGAAAAAGGGGTAAAGGGAAagcaaaagaaggaaaaaaataaaaagagattgGCTTGTCATGAAAATTTGTAACCATCAATGTCATTCATAATTGAGTTTGCACAGAGGAGATGATCATGGCCACATTTCAATCTAGGAGCATAATGGTCTTATCATTGACTTGTTTGTTTCCTTGATAATACttccatcctttttttttttggctttttattttatgtttaattaacaaagaaacaaatacaTGAAGGCGATCAAAATTTCTTGCTCAAACTATTTCTTTACATTAATTGCTCCAACACATTCTTTGTCGAATGTCGATTTTGATAACAATGGCACTGACACTGACCCACCAGCAGAAACTAATTCAGAGAAAAAAGATGCCAACACAAAACAATTACATTGCGCCAATCACTATTTATTATTCTACTGTTTTAGGGCTGAGAAACCCTAGGGAAAATTTTCTGCCCAGGAGCAAGGATGGCCATTGGATCAAAGCAGGTCTTCCTCTCGACGAATCTCGACCATCGATCATTTCCAAAATGCCGCTTCCAATCATCCTGCGATCGATAGTGAGGCAGATACAACTTGAAATCAAACCCCTTTTTGTTGCAATATTGTATAATTTCCTTGTTCTGGGCCACCAAATTCTTGAACGAGGGACCTTTTGGGTATGGTGGAGTGAAACGTAACAAAGCCACTATGTAGAAGATTTCACTTTCTGGTAGCACCACTGATGTACGTGCATCCCACCTGATCACATTTAATCAAACATTACAGCTGATTAATtaaaggtaattaaacaattaAGCTAATGGCAACTACCAAGTAAAACAAATGCAAGAGGGGTATTTTATATTAGTTGAAAGCTTCGTTATGGATCTACCAACAAGAGGGGTATTTTCGTACACCAGAAAGTGGAGTTTGAGCCAGACAAAATTATGGTGTCGATATGCATATTCATTGTCGTTTCTGAAATGGCATGAGACTCACCGTGAACGTTGCATCACTCGGAAGTAATCTCATTTTccgtaaaaagagaaaaattctGCGTGACCAACATACCCCCTCGCGGTATTTCCAACGCTTCCTGTCTGGCTAAATCGATATCACGGTCTTTAATTTACGAAACTACCCTTTTAGGCTCAATTcggaaaataataatatttgaaaCGACAAAACCTATGACCATTTTGAGCTAATTAAGCATAGAAAAAACTATttaaggaaagaaaataaaaaagagtattCTACAATGTGGGGACCACTGTATCTTTGTCCGGCAAGTACTCATCCAGTCAGTCTTCCTACGTTTGCTTATACGCTAACCCAACCAAACAGCTCCACCAAACCTAACGTGACGTAAATAATGATAACATCAAATGCAATGTGGTGCTGATCCGCTACGCTTGGGTGCAGGTTTAAGATGGTACAACCATCATCAGCTGTCCGCACATAAAAAAAAGTGGGGTAACTCTGAGGCCCCCCTCGACCTTATAAGTAGAAAATATTTGACCTACCGTCGGAATCTTAACCACCCGATTTTAAACTTCATCCAATTTGTCAGCGAATAAGATTCAGAAAATGATGTTTATAATTTGTACCATTTTAGATGCACCAAAAATAGGCATAAAATGTCAAATATTAGTACTAAAAATagtattgatttttttacatTCAAACTCAATAAGTAGTGTGTATTTCAACAAAATAGCaccttataatttaaacttTCGCTTATATTTCACACATAAAAAGtggatttttaaattttaattttccaacAAATTATTAGAAAGCATTCTAAAATGCATGGAAATCGAAATTAATACGATCAGCGACCTAAAATACGTATGTAGGTATGATTTTCCGTTACGATTTAGAGTGACATGGGAAGGCGGAGCCTGGGGGCATATGTGGACACGTGTCAATTTTGGAGGCTACCAGAGTAAACCTCGTCAGCTCACATTAAGCTCAGATGCTACTCAATTTACACGTGGCAAGAATGGAAGGATTAAACGGCAAagattaattatataattaaaggAGTGGGGTTGAGGAGGAGAGGGAAAAACGTACTTGCTTCGCAGCAGAGGGTAGACGAGCATGGGCCCACCAATCCCATCCTTGAGGATCTTCTTGATGACCGTCCGATCAAAATCAGCGATATCAGATTTCGAGACAAACAGGTTCAACCAAGGATGTGGCGCGTCCCATATCCCGTTGGCCTTGGCGTGTTCCTCTGCACGCTTCACACGCAATAAGAACTCAAGGTAGCTGAGGTCCACTTGGAACTTCAATCGCTCAACGAATCCGAGGCCTCCAAGCAATCTGTTCACGCCCTGCACAGAAAAAATTCAGCAAATAACGTCAAACTCCAGGGGTATTCCCGTCATCACACGCCCACACAAGGGACATACATTCATGATTTACAGATTCCAGAAAATGATGGCAATTTGGCCATTTGTGGAACTCCGGGGACCACGCCGTCAGCAAAATCCCAATCATCAAACGTCTACTGACGCCTGTTATTACCATTTTATCCCGGGAAAAGAGTGTCATTCTGGTAATTAAGAGCGAACCTCAAGGGTTTTGATAGATAAGTACTATGTCAGAAAATCCAACGGAAGATAGTAAGATACACTATTGGCGTATTGTCAGTCTCAAGTTGTAGCAAGCGACAGAAGGAAAACTTCCTATAagatgaaaattaaataacattgtttataatcttttttaaaaagttggaaaataataataataataataataatatatcagAAGACGAAAGTACACAGACAGAGTGAGTGAGGGGCATGAAATGAAATGGTGAATGGGAAGAGTGATGATGAGAAGAGAGAATAAGCCGTCCTCCATCGACGAGCTTCGAACACGTGTGAGACTGAGTTCACTTCAGAGGGTTTGTTTTGACTTTTTCACTGTCCGGCGGTAGACGGTTTTGCGCGGGGACGCACTTAACCCACTCGAGGTCAAAATCTTCGCGGCTGTGGGGCCTACTTAGCAACCACCTAGGTCAAAACTCAGTCATCACTGCATGGccctacccaaaaaaaataaactgtaCTTTTGTGGGGGCCATAAAAGCAGAGCCATGACGCAAACTATAGAATCAAGCTCTTGAATGGCCAGCAAGTTAGGGTGCAGATTTGTTATCCTAGGACAAGACGCAGGAGAtaacttttatttcttttattaaatttaattaccaTATCAACAATTGAGGGGTCGTCAGCGTGGCGGTAGTGACGAGCCAGTTCGAGACAGTAGAGCATTGATCCGGCGGTTCGTGGAAGATGGGTCGGGTCGAAGACCTGGTCCGGATCCAACGGCACGGAGGGCCGCCCATCTGCCGGGTTGTCGCTGTTGACGAAGGCAAAGCCTTCCACGTAATCAAACGAGTCCTCCTCGTCCTGCCGAGTCACCAGTAACTCGGCGTCACGAGTGAAGTCCTCAAACTCGGTGTACACCAGCCTTATCCATCTCACCTAATCACATAAAAAATCCATTATTACGTTCCGTAAACGTGTCTCTCATGCACTCAGTCCCACCGATCATTTATGGTTAGAATGTAgcaatttttataattttttcttttattaatgaatttgGGAagccaaccaaaaaaaaaaagatgaaaattctgaatttctgAAATACCGACCATGTCTGGGGCTGGTTGGAGCAAAACCCTAGCTCGGGTGATGATGCCGAACTGTCCGAGTCCGCCAAGCGCTCCGAAAAAGAGCTCCGAGTTTTCGGTTTCGGAGCAATTGAAAATTTCGCCTTTCCCCGTAACGACTTGTAGCTCCGTTACGTTTGACGTTTGTGGACCGTAACGGAAAGCCTGACCGCTGACGCCGGCGTTGGATAACGTCCCGCCCACCGTCAAGCTGAGGTAATCAGTCCAGGACCTCGGGGCCATCCCGTACTCGGAAACGCACTGTTTCAGCACATGTTCCCATAATGCCCCTCCGGACACGTCGGCGTAGAAGGAGCCATTGTTCGCTTCTACCACTCGGAAATGGTCGTCCAAGGACCTCATGTCCAAGACGAGGCCTCGATCCGCCATCGCCTGGCCGTTGATCGAGTGGCCGTTGCCGCGCGCCGCCACCGTCAGATTCGAGGACCTGGCAGCCTCTTTGACCTTCCTCGCCACGTCATCGGCGTCGGAAGGGCGGATGAAAGCGAGCGGCGCGAGGGAATACATGCCGCCGAAATCTCTGGAGGCCTCGTCGGTGGGCCCCTCGCAGTCGTGGATACTGCCTTGGAGGTCCAGAGCCTTGGAGAGGCTGGAAACGTCGTCGTCCGGCCTCGATTCGGTGTCGTTTTCGTGAACGAAACACTCCAGGTAGGCTATCATTTTGGCCGGAAAGGAGTTGAAAGATTAATTTCGCCGGTgagcactctctctctctccctctctatctctctagGAAGCCTCAAAAGCCAGGCACTTGTCTGTGTCAGAgagtagaagaagaagtacTCTTAGCCAGCTCTCTAGTCTCTTTTTTAAGTGGTGGTTACAGTTTGGAGTTTACGGCTTAAATAGCGGCTGATTCTCGTCGCTCCTTCCTCAGAAACCAAatgatatattaattaatttaattaattacattattttaaGTGTTTGAGAATTTAATTGatcaaatattaaacaaaatattgacGTCAGCCTAGCTTCAATATCCTGTTGACGTTGTGATCCTATCGACATCCTCTGTCTGCCACTTCcacataatataaattattttattttatttttttaattttctcagtttccattttgttttggtttgtttcaCGCTTATAGTGCATGATTACTTGTTAAGTGATCATTAGTGACATCTTCtttcatgttttattttattttagaatagAAAGATTGACAGTCTCACAACATAACACTAGATCGTAAAAGAGGAGAAATCAAATTTGTAGAGTAGGGGATGATACATGCTATATTTCATGCAAGTTTTAATCATTCGTCCATTTATTTGGCCATCAAAGTATTACGGTTACTTGAATTTACACCAATAAACTGGAAGGTGTAAACTGAGagcaaaaattttaaattcacgGGCCCTCTGCctcataaatattaaaatcttCAATGGTTTTAGCCGTACAAATTATACATAACAATTATATTTATCTAGAGTCTGCAatgaatcaatcaaaaaatgGTAGGTTTTACTACTTGCATGTCTCGAATGGTTAGGCCATTCAAGGGGTGAAgtaattgttattattatttttttatcctAAGCatgcaaaaatatatttaacttTAACTCATGATTAAATTGTTATATGGACATGAAATGATATAAAAAATGAAGGTTGAAGTTACTCTAACTGAGTAGTCAAATCTTATTTGAATATGCTTTAACTCATATGCTCTGACGGAGAGCCAAAAATATCAACCATATATGTTCTTcttcaattaaattttaattaacctAGACTCTCTAAGTACGCGAAGGGACGCAGATGACCTAAGTGCTGCATTTAGGGGAAAAGATTGGTAGGCATATTTAATAGTTTataccttgttttttttttatttaattttaattaaattgttgacattgaaatattatatatattccaaTAGTCAACAATAGAACCATAGTACCACCACGCCTTCCTTAATGCTTGTACACTATGACGGCTTTGGCTATAAACAAATATTAGGACGAAAGAGTGGTCGAATGAAGATTTATTAGACGAGTTCCATTTGTTAGTTTATtgataaagaaacaaaaagtaagATTAGTTCATCAATATATTAGAAATTGGTGGTTGAAATGGTTTTTCGTATAACTACTTTATTTGCAACGATTCGAATCTTGTAATCaccatttcaatttaattttgaaaatcaactAATTCTTAATTTAGtgatataaatttttatttttatttttttttaaaaaaaaaacaattcttAGTTCAGTAAtatatgttttctttcccTAATGTTGTAACACATTTCAAGTTCGAAAATCCCTAATTTGAAACAAAAGCATATCGCGCATATGTTATGACCACGCACTGTTTGTAAGACTTGAAACAACATGTTAAATAATTAGGCCAAATGTTCATTAAGTCAACACACCTTGTGTTAGAAGTCAGATAATATTCTATATTCGAATTCATAAAAGCAACATAAGTCACAAAAATCAGTTGGGCAC
This window encodes:
- the LOC18791737 gene encoding cytokinin dehydrogenase 7 isoform X2 → MIAYLECFVHENDTESRPDDDVSSLSKALDLQGSIHDCEGPTDEASRDFGGMYSLAPLAFIRPSDADDVARKVKEAARSSNLTVAARGNGHSINGQAMADRGLVLDMRSLDDHFRVVEANNGSFYADVSGGALWEHVLKQCVSEYGMAPRSWTDYLSLTVGGTLSNAGVSGQAFRYGPQTSNVTELQVVTGKGEIFNCSETENSELFFGALGGLGQFGIITRARVLLQPAPDMGVNRLLGGLGFVERLKFQVDLSYLEFLLRVKRAEEHAKANGIWDAPHPWLNLFVSKSDIADFDRTVIKKILKDGIGGPMLVYPLLRSKWDARTSVVLPESEIFYIVALLRFTPPYPKGPSFKNLVAQNKEIIQYCNKKGFDFKLYLPHYRSQDDWKRHFGNDRWSRFVERKTCFDPMAILAPGQKIFPRVSQP
- the LOC18791737 gene encoding cytokinin dehydrogenase 7 isoform X1, translated to MIAYLECFVHENDTESRPDDDVSSLSKALDLQGSIHDCEGPTDEASRDFGGMYSLAPLAFIRPSDADDVARKVKEAARSSNLTVAARGNGHSINGQAMADRGLVLDMRSLDDHFRVVEANNGSFYADVSGGALWEHVLKQCVSEYGMAPRSWTDYLSLTVGGTLSNAGVSGQAFRYGPQTSNVTELQVVTGKGEIFNCSETENSELFFGALGGLGQFGIITRARVLLQPAPDMVRWIRLVYTEFEDFTRDAELLVTRQDEEDSFDYVEGFAFVNSDNPADGRPSVPLDPDQVFDPTHLPRTAGSMLYCLELARHYRHADDPSIVDMGVNRLLGGLGFVERLKFQVDLSYLEFLLRVKRAEEHAKANGIWDAPHPWLNLFVSKSDIADFDRTVIKKILKDGIGGPMLVYPLLRSKWDARTSVVLPESEIFYIVALLRFTPPYPKGPSFKNLVAQNKEIIQYCNKKGFDFKLYLPHYRSQDDWKRHFGNDRWSRFVERKTCFDPMAILAPGQKIFPRVSQP